The window CCATTGACCGAACGCCGACCGAAACCGATGTTACCGGTCGGGAATCGCCCGATTTTGGAACACGTCCTTGAGGCCGTGGTTGCGGCGGGCTTTGAGGAGGTGGTGTTTGTGGTTGGGTATGAGCGTGACCGGATTCAGACGTATTTCGGGGATGGCGACGACTGGAACGTCGATATCACGTATGCATCCCAGGACCATCAGCTTGGCACGGGGCATGCCGTGTTGCAGGCTGAACCGTACGTTGATGAGGCGTTTGTCGTATTGAATGGCGATCGGGTGATTGATGCGAGTCTCGTCGAGGCAGTCGGTGAGAAGATCCACTCTGGTGAGCTGCCGGCGGTGAGTGTGACACGCGTTGAGAATGCACGGAACTATGGGGTCGTTGAGGTCGCCGGTGAGACCGTGCAGGGAATTCAGGAAAATCCGCCGCGGCAGACGAGGCGGGCGGATGTGATTAATGCTGGTGTGTATGGGTTTGACACGGAAATTTTTGATGCGCTGCGTGCGACAGACACGTCTCGATCCGGCGAGTTAGAGGTGACAGCGACGTTAGATCGGTTGGCTGCCGACCAGCGGGTGGCGGCGGTCCGGTACGGCGACTACTGGCTTGACGTCTCCTATCTGTGGGATCTGCTCGCGGTGAACGCAGCGGTCCTCACAAACGACGCTATTGCGACGGAGGCGCAGTCGGCGCGCCCGGAGGTCGCTGTTGCTGCCTCCGCGGACATCGCTGAGAGTGCCGTGGTACACCCCCGCGTCTCGCTGGGCGGGAATGTCACTGTTGGCGCCAACGCCGTCCTGTCAAACGCGGTGGTGCTTCCCGATGCGACGATCGAACCGGGGGCAGTCGTCCAGGAC is drawn from Salarchaeum sp. JOR-1 and contains these coding sequences:
- a CDS encoding sugar phosphate nucleotidyltransferase, encoding MKAVILAAGEGNRLRPLTERRPKPMLPVGNRPILEHVLEAVVAAGFEEVVFVVGYERDRIQTYFGDGDDWNVDITYASQDHQLGTGHAVLQAEPYVDEAFVVLNGDRVIDASLVEAVGEKIHSGELPAVSVTRVENARNYGVVEVAGETVQGIQENPPRQTRRADVINAGVYGFDTEIFDALRATDTSRSGELEVTATLDRLAADQRVAAVRYGDYWLDVSYLWDLLAVNAAVLTNDAIATEAQSARPEVAVAASADIAESAVVHPRVSLGGNVTVGANAVLSNAVVLPDATIEPGAVVQDCVIGENATVGPNTTVVGGPARVVVDDEVHRDVGLGGVIGDNTLLGGGVTVDSGTIIGNHVCVESGVTVAERIPSGVEVRRG